A genomic segment from Methanomicrobia archaeon encodes:
- a CDS encoding S-adenosylmethionine decarboxylase yields the protein MDTKNWALEEYRRSAAWGLTCSVDLKGCDPALIRNAGAIKDFVVKLCELIEMKRYGETQVVNFGEDPRVSGFSMIQLIETSLISGHFANQTNAAYIDIFSCKYYPPETVAAFCKDFFKAKSYMLNVNFRI from the coding sequence ATGGATACGAAGAACTGGGCCCTCGAAGAATATCGTAGATCAGCGGCATGGGGACTTACTTGTTCGGTAGACCTAAAGGGCTGTGACCCTGCGTTAATCAGGAATGCAGGAGCAATAAAAGACTTTGTCGTGAAGCTCTGTGAGCTCATCGAGATGAAGCGATATGGTGAGACCCAGGTCGTGAACTTCGGGGAAGACCCACGGGTTTCTGGTTTTTCCATGATCCAGCTGATTGAAACGAGCCTGATATCGGGCCATTTTGCAAACCAGACAAATGCAGCCTATATCGATATTTTTAGCTGTAAATACTATCCGCCAGAAACGGTTGCTGCGTTTTGCAAAGACTTCTTCAAGGCAAAGAGCTATATGCTCAACGTGAACTTTAGGATTTAA